The Buteo buteo chromosome 23, bButBut1.hap1.1, whole genome shotgun sequence genome includes a window with the following:
- the EPS8L3 gene encoding epidermal growth factor receptor kinase substrate 8-like protein 3 codes for MGDPFGRWSNPPSRSEYDDSSLLRQSNSFARPSGKSIYNQRKDYGQILLKPQSNFQHHVEHLLTVRLERDIRSTDDCLARLKVLEAQGRVWGQDLILQVKDQELMLRDVESKEELEAYPLGSVQGCSAVLDICGYSSVLAISVQEQSPPGTSVLLFHCERLGADILKSSLEKLVKQWKEEQRSQYGHRSSLDMPQSSPPLYAQGPYMAPEQGAEIPAPDFHASPQRGLPSSDYGLPDSQQMPQTNPPDQVTSNVDRDVEVLNHVLSDLELFVVRLKTALGLVSTTNTKKKKKMNKKALPSKDDYTDFFQKVKYALNLVGRTHQHVQEPDPSELLHLIFTALSFVLDHCPSPSLAPAVEAPLLVPEAVELLEKTLHQNNYSTWKSLGMAWNKSRAEYPNSELVPGYIPVFSDGWLPPPVEQSPITSRRDNPGQVAPLPAQGLVRALYEFQGRNPRELSVRMGDTLQVLDQQKKWWLVQDSRGQKGYIPSNILEPLEHGHGGGHSASQDSPPNLRPNSSPAEVTAWLKDKGFSRITVRCLGVLTGHQLLQMSPTELQAVCPEEWRRVLFKLSSVKMSLGMGPRD; via the exons ATGGGAGACCCCTTCGGCCGCTGGAGCAACCCCCCGTCCCG GAGTGAATATGACGACAGCTCCCTGCTCCGACAGTCCAACAGCTTTGCCCGCCCCAGTGGAAAAAGCATCTACA ACCAGCGCAAGGACTACGGCCAAATCCTGCTCAAGCCCCAGAGCAATTTCCAGCACCACGTTGAG cacctgctcACGGTGCGCCTGGAGAGGGACATCCGCAGCACCGATGACTGCCTGGCACGCCTGAAGGTGCTGGAGGCTCAGGGACGGGTCTGGGGGCAGGATCTCATCCTGCAAGTCAAGGACCAGGAATTGATGCTGAGGGATGTGGAGAGCAAG gaggagctggaggcttACCCACTGGGCAGCGTGCAGGGGTGCTCAGCCGTGCTGGACATCTGCGGCTACAGCTCGGTGTTGGCCATTAGCgtgcaggagcagagccccCCGGGGACTAGCGTCCTGCTCTTCCACTGCGAGCGGCTGGGG GCAGATATCCTGAAGAGCAGCCTGGAGAAGCTGGTGAAGCAGtggaaggaggagcagaggagtCAGTATGGGCACAG GAGCAGCCTGGACATGCCGCAGAGCTCGCCCCCCCTGTACGCCCAGGGTCCCTACATGGCCCCGGAGCAGGGGGCAGAGATCCCCGCGCCCGACTTCCACGCGTCCCCCCAGCGTGGGCTGCCCTCCTCGGACTACG GCTTGCCGGACAGCCAGCAGATGCCACAGACCAACCCGCCGGACCAGGTCACGTCCAATGTGGACCGAGATGTT GAGGTCCTCAACCATGTGCTGAGCGACCTGGAGCTCTTCGTGGTCCGGCTGAAGACAGCCCTGGGCTTGGTCAGCACCACCAACacgaagaagaagaagaagatgaaCAAAAAAG ctctgccctccaAGGATGACTACACGGACTTTTTCCAGAAGGTGAAATATGCCCTCAACCTCGTG GGAAGGACCCACCAGCATGTCCAGGAGCCGGACCCCTCCGAGCTGCTGCATCTCATCTTCACAGCCCTTTCCTTC GTCCTGGAccactgccccagccccagcctggccccggCGGTGGAGGCACCGCTGCTGGTGCCGGAGGCggtggagctgctggagaagacCCTGCACCAGAATAACTACAGCACCTGGAAGTCCCTGGGCATGGCCTGGAACAAGAGCAG GGCAGAGTACCCCAACAGCGAGCTGGTGCCCGGCTACATCCCCGTCTTTTCGGATGGGTGGCTGCCCCCTCCGGTGGAGCAG TCACCCATCACCAGCCGGAGGGACAATCCTGGCCAAGT ggcccccctccctgctcaggGGCTGGTCCGAGCCCTGTACGAGTTTCAGGGCAGGAACCCACGGGAGCTGAGCGTCAGGATGGGGGACACGCTGCAG GTCCTGGACCAGCAGAAGAAGTGGTGGCTGGTGCAGGACAGCCGGGGGCAGAAGGGCTACATCCCCAGCAACATCCTGGAGCCCCTGGAGCACGGGCACGGTGGGGGGCACAGCGCCAGCCAG GACAGCCCCCCCAACCTGCGCCCCAACTCCTCGCCGGCGGAGGTGACAGCCTGGCTGAAGGACAAGGGCTTCTCGCGGAT CACGGTGCGGTGCCTGGGGGTGCTGACGGggcaccagctgctgcagatgaGCCCAACGGAGCTCCAAGCCGTCTGCCCCGAGGAGTGGCGGCGAGTCCTCTTCAAGCTCTCCTCCGTCAAGATGTCCCTGGGG ATGGGCCCCAGGGATTGA
- the LOC142043471 gene encoding glutathione S-transferase Mu 1-like, which produces MAVLGYWDIRGLAHAIRLLLEYTETPYEDKLYSCGEAPDYDKSQWINEKEKLGLDFPNLPYFIDGTTKLTQSNAIMRYIARKHKMCGETEEEILRVDMLENQIMDFRMSLVMVCYNPDFEKLKPGYLEQLPGKLKLFSNFLGDRKWFAGEKLTFVDFLMFDVLEQNRIFEPKCLEPFKNLKDFMDRFGALEKVAAYMKSSRFLKMPINNKMAKWGNKKE; this is translated from the exons ATGGCGGTGTTGGGCTACTGGGACATTCGCGGC ctcgCCCACGCCATCCGCCTGCTCCTGGAGTACACCGAGACACCCTATGAGGACAAGCTCTACAGCTGCGGGGaag CTCCTGACTACGACAAGAGCCAATGGATCAACGAGAAGGAGAAGCTGGGGCTGGACTTCCCCAAC ctcccttACTTCATTGATGGCACCACCAAGCTCACGCAGAGCAACGCCATCATGCGCTACATTGCCCGCAAGCACAAGATGT GCGGTGAGACAGAGGAGGAGATCCTCCGTGTGGACATGCTGGAGAACCAGATCATGGATTTCCGCATGAGCCTGGTGATGGTCTGCTACAACCCCGACTTT GAGAAGCTCAAGCCGGGCTACCTGGAGCAGCTCCCGGGGAAGCTGAAGCTCTTCTCCAACTTCTTGGGGGATAGAAAGTGGTTTGCGGGGGAGAAG ctcaCCTTCGTGGACTTCCTCATGTTTGACGTGCTGGAGCAGAACCGCATCTTCGAGCCCAAGTGCCTGGAGCCCTTCAAGAACCTCAAGGACTTCATGGACCGCTTTGGG GCCCTAGAGAAGGTGGCTGCCTACATGAAGTCCAGCCGTTTCCTGAAGATGCCCATCAACAACAAGATGGCCAAGTGGGGCAACAAGAAGGAGTAG